Proteins encoded together in one Sphingomonas radiodurans window:
- a CDS encoding serine hydrolase domain-containing protein, whose amino-acid sequence MRRMLIACVALLLPAMAPAQSATQVAERAGFVGTILISQGHVVETRTSIGSAAPTGGAPVATDAVWRWASVTKQIVATLVMQEVAAGRVALDTPIARYLPKFRGPTAGQITVRQLLRHQSGLPNPSGDETAVPVYYTPSYKGDRSPLTGYCAGKPLTAPGGNWQYNNCDYIVAGALLEAVTGKSWDRLLRYRITAPLRLRSVSATRSLVATVPGYEDGKPEAPQDLASYGASAALSGTIDDLWRVDRALLSGQLLTPAARAELWDGQPALGFIALGQWVFTAPLKGCAKPVKLVERRGSIGGVEVRNFLLPEADRVVIAFSNRAPFEFGEVWQGKGFSHDLLAAAACAPGEK is encoded by the coding sequence ATGAGGCGGATGCTGATTGCGTGCGTCGCGCTGCTATTGCCCGCGATGGCGCCGGCGCAATCTGCTACGCAAGTTGCCGAGCGGGCCGGTTTCGTCGGCACGATTCTGATATCGCAGGGCCACGTTGTCGAGACTCGCACGAGCATCGGCAGCGCAGCGCCCACTGGCGGCGCGCCCGTCGCGACCGATGCGGTATGGCGCTGGGCGTCGGTCACCAAGCAGATCGTTGCCACGCTGGTGATGCAGGAAGTGGCGGCTGGGCGGGTCGCGCTCGACACGCCAATCGCGCGCTACCTGCCCAAGTTTCGTGGGCCCACGGCCGGTCAGATCACCGTCCGCCAACTACTGCGCCATCAGTCCGGCCTGCCCAATCCCAGCGGCGACGAAACCGCGGTGCCGGTTTACTACACCCCCAGCTACAAGGGCGATCGCAGCCCGCTGACCGGATATTGCGCCGGCAAACCGCTGACCGCTCCTGGCGGCAACTGGCAGTACAACAATTGCGATTACATCGTCGCCGGCGCACTGCTGGAGGCGGTAACCGGCAAGAGCTGGGATCGCCTGCTGCGCTACCGGATCACCGCACCGCTGCGCCTGCGCTCGGTAAGCGCGACGCGCTCGCTGGTTGCCACCGTGCCCGGCTATGAAGACGGCAAGCCCGAGGCGCCGCAGGATCTGGCCAGCTACGGGGCGAGTGCAGCGCTGTCAGGCACGATAGACGATCTGTGGCGGGTCGATCGTGCGCTGCTGTCGGGCCAGTTGCTTACGCCGGCTGCGCGCGCGGAACTGTGGGATGGCCAGCCGGCGCTCGGCTTCATCGCGCTTGGCCAATGGGTGTTTACGGCACCGCTGAAAGGGTGCGCGAAGCCGGTGAAGCTCGTCGAACGGCGCGGTTCGATTGGCGGGGTCGAGGTGCGCAACTTTTTACTGCCCGAGGCCGACCGGGTCGTGATTGCCTTCTCCAACCGCGCCCCGTTCGAGTTCGGCGAAGTTTGGCAGGGCAAGGGCTTTAGCCACGATCTGCTCGCCGCCGCGGCGTGCGCACCGGGGGAAAAGTGA
- a CDS encoding pyridoxine 5'-phosphate synthase: protein MSATYPAPLRLGVNIDHVATVRNARGGATPDPVRAALLAVAAGADGITAHLREDRRHITDDDIARLMAELTVPLNLEMAATEEMLAIALRHRPHAVCIVPEKREERTTEGGIDAAGQHNRLAPIIAALNDAGCRVSLFIEPDARQIDAAVRLCAPVVELHVGRYSELDGAERAEELRRLSDAAALAAKNGIEVHAGHGLTFDNVAAIAAIPQVMELNIGHFLIGEAIFVGLDEAVREMRRAMDAAR from the coding sequence ATGAGCGCGACGTATCCCGCCCCCCTTCGTCTCGGCGTCAACATCGATCACGTCGCCACGGTGCGCAATGCGCGCGGCGGCGCCACGCCCGATCCGGTCCGCGCGGCGCTGCTGGCGGTCGCAGCGGGCGCGGACGGGATCACTGCCCACCTGCGCGAGGACCGCCGGCACATCACCGACGACGATATCGCGCGGCTGATGGCGGAACTGACGGTGCCGCTGAACCTCGAGATGGCAGCGACGGAGGAAATGCTGGCGATCGCGCTGCGGCATCGCCCACATGCTGTGTGTATCGTGCCTGAGAAGCGCGAGGAGCGCACGACCGAGGGAGGGATCGACGCCGCGGGCCAGCACAACCGCCTCGCGCCGATCATCGCGGCGCTGAACGACGCCGGGTGTCGCGTATCGCTGTTCATCGAACCCGACGCACGGCAGATCGACGCAGCCGTTCGGCTATGCGCACCGGTGGTCGAACTGCATGTCGGCCGCTACAGCGAGCTCGACGGTGCCGAGCGCGCCGAGGAGCTTCGCCGCTTGTCGGACGCCGCAGCGCTGGCGGCGAAGAACGGTATCGAAGTCCACGCCGGCCATGGCTTGACGTTCGACAATGTCGCCGCAATCGCCGCAATCCCGCAAGTGATGGAGCTCAACATCGGGCATTTCCTGATCGGCGAGGCGATCTTCGTGGGGCTCGACGAAGCGGTGCGCGAGATGCGCCGCGCGATGGATGCGGCGCGTTGA
- the acpS gene encoding holo-ACP synthase, whose amino-acid sequence MIIGLGSDLCNIERIKASLDRFGTRFEQRVFTPLERAKAQARPLTRAGTYAKRFAAKEAFSKAVGTGFRNGVFMADIGVVNAASGAPTLALTGGAKARLDALIPERHAARIHLTLTDDHPWAQAFVIIEAIPVE is encoded by the coding sequence TTGATCATCGGTCTCGGCTCCGACCTCTGTAATATCGAGCGTATCAAGGCATCACTCGACCGTTTCGGCACTCGGTTCGAGCAGCGGGTGTTCACGCCCCTCGAGCGCGCGAAGGCGCAAGCCCGGCCGCTCACCCGCGCAGGCACCTATGCCAAGCGCTTTGCCGCCAAGGAGGCCTTTTCCAAGGCGGTCGGCACCGGTTTTCGCAACGGCGTGTTCATGGCCGACATCGGCGTTGTCAATGCGGCCTCGGGCGCGCCGACGCTGGCGCTGACAGGCGGCGCGAAGGCGAGGCTTGACGCGCTGATCCCGGAACGCCACGCCGCGCGCATCCATTTGACGTTGACCGACGATCATCCCTGGGCACAGGCGTTCGTGATCATCGAGGCGATACCGGTAGAATGA
- the lepB gene encoding signal peptidase I — protein MNASRVSDLADDLAPQHDPPAGDSPRPRTRGFDWWGEAKGLFWLILAVLGFHSFIAKPFYIPSESMLPGLEVGDRLVVSKFAYGWSFVSPTIPNPVAIFEGAVLHRPVESWSFQPPAWRGRLWGALPARGDVVIVTPPGQSSDYIKRVIGLPGDTLQVRGGRVILNGKPLARGALHYKDVPVDANATCDEWQYPGARIARDDGALVCRLPIITETLPEGRRYDTVELGASPGDDYGPIRIPADHVFLMGDNRDRSADSRFALGGSDKGLGGPVPWENIGGRAEFITFSVDGTATLSPLTWWPSLRPGRAGNSLHPEKVR, from the coding sequence ATGAACGCAAGCCGAGTGAGTGATCTGGCCGACGATCTGGCGCCGCAGCACGACCCTCCGGCCGGCGATTCGCCGCGGCCGAGGACCCGCGGGTTCGATTGGTGGGGCGAGGCGAAGGGGCTCTTCTGGCTGATCCTAGCGGTGCTCGGCTTCCACAGCTTCATCGCCAAGCCATTCTACATCCCGAGCGAGTCGATGCTGCCCGGGCTGGAAGTCGGTGATCGGCTGGTCGTGTCCAAATTTGCTTACGGCTGGTCGTTCGTGTCGCCGACCATCCCCAATCCGGTCGCGATCTTCGAGGGCGCGGTGCTGCACCGGCCGGTCGAGAGCTGGTCGTTCCAGCCGCCGGCGTGGCGCGGCCGACTGTGGGGCGCACTGCCCGCGCGCGGCGACGTTGTGATCGTCACCCCGCCGGGCCAGAGCAGCGACTATATCAAGCGCGTGATCGGCCTGCCCGGCGATACGCTTCAGGTGCGCGGCGGCCGCGTGATCCTGAACGGCAAGCCGCTCGCGCGCGGCGCGCTTCACTACAAGGATGTGCCGGTCGATGCGAATGCGACCTGCGACGAATGGCAATATCCCGGTGCTCGGATCGCGCGCGACGATGGCGCGCTGGTGTGCCGCCTGCCGATCATCACTGAGACGCTGCCCGAAGGGCGCCGCTACGACACGGTGGAGCTCGGCGCGAGCCCCGGCGACGACTACGGCCCGATCCGAATCCCGGCCGACCACGTCTTCCTGATGGGCGACAATCGCGATCGCTCGGCGGACAGCCGCTTCGCACTAGGCGGCAGCGACAAGGGGCTTGGGGGCCCCGTGCCGTGGGAAAATATCGGCGGTCGTGCCGAATTCATCACCTTCTCGGTCGATGGCACGGCAACCCTCAGCCCGCTCACCTGGTGGCCATCGCTGCGCCCGGGTCGCGCGGGTAATTCGCTCCATCCGGAGAAGGTACGATGA
- a CDS encoding AI-2E family transporter: MSDEQLQVVEGASPNEVRDPATRREIKRAAVWLGMASAIAVVVLLIQPLLIIFAGLVFASLLDGGVRLIGRVLPIGRAWRLLIVCLLTIAFLVGTFYLTGVQVAEQIGQLRSTLEGQTVRLTSWLTSQGLMPGASDISGVARQALSSVGRLTSWVGSAFGALTTMFMIVVIGLFVAMDPRVYDRGLQWMIPEDSRQEFALTTQRMGHTLRRLMFGRIVGMVAEGVLTWFALMLGGVPMAMILGILTGILAFIPNIGAFVSGALMVAVGFSSGVDTGLWAIGTYLIVQTFDGYVLIPMVAKRTVDMPPALTLGTQILASALFGIMGLALADPMTAMLKTAMERRSEIEEEERDDDGEGSAGKARA, encoded by the coding sequence ATGAGCGACGAACAGCTTCAGGTCGTTGAAGGCGCCAGCCCGAACGAGGTGCGCGATCCTGCGACGCGGCGTGAGATCAAGCGCGCCGCAGTGTGGCTCGGCATGGCATCGGCGATCGCTGTCGTCGTGCTGCTCATCCAGCCGTTGCTGATCATTTTCGCCGGCCTCGTCTTCGCCTCGCTGCTTGACGGCGGCGTGCGTCTGATCGGCCGCGTCCTCCCGATCGGGCGGGCGTGGCGGCTGCTGATCGTTTGCCTGCTGACGATCGCGTTCCTGGTCGGCACCTTTTACCTCACCGGTGTCCAGGTCGCCGAGCAGATCGGCCAGCTGCGCTCGACGCTCGAAGGCCAGACGGTGCGGCTCACGTCGTGGCTGACGAGCCAAGGGCTGATGCCCGGTGCGTCCGACATCAGCGGCGTCGCGCGCCAGGCGCTCAGCTCGGTTGGGCGGCTCACCTCGTGGGTCGGGAGCGCGTTCGGTGCGCTGACCACGATGTTCATGATCGTGGTGATCGGGCTGTTCGTGGCGATGGACCCGCGCGTCTACGATCGCGGGCTGCAGTGGATGATCCCCGAGGATAGCCGGCAGGAGTTCGCGCTCACCACGCAGCGCATGGGCCACACGTTGCGCCGGCTGATGTTCGGCCGCATCGTCGGCATGGTCGCGGAGGGCGTGCTTACGTGGTTCGCGCTGATGCTGGGTGGCGTGCCGATGGCGATGATCCTCGGCATCCTCACCGGCATCCTCGCCTTCATCCCCAATATCGGCGCGTTCGTGTCGGGCGCCCTGATGGTGGCAGTCGGCTTCTCGTCGGGGGTCGATACCGGGTTGTGGGCGATCGGCACCTATTTGATCGTGCAGACGTTCGACGGCTATGTGCTGATCCCGATGGTTGCGAAACGCACCGTCGACATGCCGCCCGCGCTGACGCTCGGCACGCAGATCCTGGCGAGCGCGCTGTTTGGCATCATGGGCCTGGCGCTGGCCGATCCGATGACGGCGATGCTCAAGACCGCGATGGAGCGTCGCAGCGAAATCGAAGAAGAAGAACGCGACGACGATGGTGAGGGATCTGCCGGCAAGGCCCGCGCGTGA
- the maiA gene encoding maleylacetoacetate isomerase produces the protein MNIVLHDYWRSSAAYRIRICLNLKRVTYRSMPVNLLANEQASDDNRTINPQGLVPTLVVDGHPLVQSLAIIDWLDANFADPPMVAKDPFERSGQLARALVIAADIHPIDNLRVLKRLETQFGADQAARDAWYRHWIAEGLGALEVMARDKPASGPFLGGETPDIADVCLVPQLYNARRVGMSLEPYPTLIAAETASLALPAVQAAAPDRVRPA, from the coding sequence GTGAACATCGTCCTGCACGATTACTGGCGATCGTCGGCGGCGTATCGCATCCGCATCTGCCTGAACCTGAAGCGCGTCACCTATCGTTCGATGCCGGTTAACCTGCTCGCCAACGAACAGGCCTCCGACGACAATCGCACGATCAACCCGCAAGGCCTCGTGCCGACGCTAGTCGTCGACGGCCACCCTTTGGTGCAGAGCCTAGCGATCATCGACTGGCTCGACGCCAATTTCGCCGATCCGCCAATGGTCGCGAAAGATCCGTTCGAGCGGTCGGGCCAGCTTGCCCGCGCGCTGGTGATCGCGGCGGACATACACCCGATCGACAATTTGCGCGTGCTGAAGCGCCTCGAAACGCAGTTCGGTGCCGATCAGGCGGCGCGCGACGCCTGGTATCGCCACTGGATCGCCGAAGGGCTTGGTGCGCTGGAGGTGATGGCGCGCGACAAGCCTGCATCGGGCCCGTTCCTCGGCGGCGAGACGCCGGACATCGCGGACGTCTGCCTGGTGCCACAACTTTACAATGCGCGCCGTGTGGGCATGTCGCTCGAACCCTATCCCACGTTGATCGCGGCCGAGACGGCGAGCCTCGCACTGCCGGCAGTACAAGCCGCCGCGCCGGATCGCGTCAGGCCGGCATGA
- a CDS encoding glycosyltransferase has translation MAGFKMSVAGHILSYAQSLKGGGVERALLRLSADWVQQGRRVTLVIGSAEGPLARELTSGVSIVSLGSGDYRALLALPRHVLTLRPDVIFCPGSHYTAIAAWTRLRLGPGCPPIVGKVSNALDRPDHGALTKAGHSAWLRMHPRFLDRVVAMTPASAAAVAAEMHLPPRQLAVIPNPPARPVTDAPQLHLPPRYVLGVGRLAPQKRWERLIAALPHLRDRAVPLVILGEGNGGAALVAQARGLGVEDRLLMPGHSADPLAAMADAAVLALTSDFEGVPGVLREALSVGTPVVTTDSTPAVAEIVTSSALGTIVPRDDRAALVAALDHWLGGAPRPAPVPPPGADSAARYLALFDSLMPA, from the coding sequence ATGGCAGGCTTCAAGATGAGCGTCGCCGGGCATATCCTCAGTTACGCCCAAAGCCTCAAGGGCGGCGGGGTGGAGCGTGCCCTGCTTCGGCTGTCTGCTGACTGGGTGCAGCAGGGCCGGCGCGTGACGCTTGTGATCGGTTCGGCGGAGGGGCCGCTGGCGCGCGAGCTGACATCGGGCGTGTCGATCGTGTCGCTGGGTTCGGGCGACTATCGCGCGCTCCTCGCGCTGCCACGGCACGTGCTGACATTGCGTCCGGACGTGATTTTCTGCCCCGGCAGCCACTATACGGCGATTGCGGCATGGACCCGGCTGCGGCTGGGACCTGGCTGCCCGCCGATCGTCGGGAAGGTATCAAACGCACTCGATCGCCCTGATCATGGCGCGCTGACGAAGGCTGGCCACTCAGCCTGGCTGCGCATGCATCCGCGTTTTCTCGACCGGGTGGTAGCGATGACGCCGGCGAGCGCGGCGGCCGTCGCGGCTGAAATGCATTTGCCGCCGCGCCAACTCGCCGTGATACCCAACCCGCCGGCGCGGCCGGTGACTGACGCGCCGCAACTGCATCTGCCGCCGCGTTACGTGCTCGGGGTTGGCCGGCTGGCGCCGCAGAAGCGCTGGGAGCGGCTCATTGCTGCGCTACCGCACCTTCGCGATCGGGCAGTGCCGCTTGTGATCCTGGGCGAAGGCAATGGCGGCGCCGCGCTGGTGGCGCAGGCGCGGGGGCTGGGCGTCGAGGATCGCCTGCTGATGCCGGGCCATTCCGCCGATCCGCTGGCTGCGATGGCGGACGCGGCGGTGCTCGCGCTTACCTCCGACTTCGAGGGCGTCCCAGGCGTGCTGCGGGAGGCGCTGTCGGTTGGGACGCCAGTGGTGACGACCGACTCGACGCCGGCTGTGGCGGAGATCGTCACGTCATCGGCGCTCGGCACGATCGTGCCACGCGACGATCGGGCGGCGTTGGTCGCGGCTCTGGATCATTGGTTGGGCGGCGCGCCTCGCCCTGCTCCGGTGCCGCCTCCCGGCGCTGATTCAGCAGCGCGTTACCTTGCGCTGTTCGATTCGCTCATGCCGGCCTGA
- a CDS encoding DUF2141 domain-containing protein, translating to MQGLKDRTGALKLELFPATEADFLKDDRDLRAEGKFFRRVRTDTPASGAVTLCIKAPQPGRYALFFTHDRDGKNKFNVWADGAGVVTNERLGRSKPKLAQSIVTVPQGITRLTIRAQYLRGVIPSFGPVND from the coding sequence GTGCAGGGTTTAAAGGACCGTACCGGTGCCCTGAAGCTTGAACTCTTCCCGGCGACCGAAGCCGATTTCCTCAAGGACGATCGCGACTTGCGCGCCGAAGGCAAGTTCTTCCGCCGTGTCCGCACCGATACGCCCGCGAGCGGCGCAGTCACCTTGTGCATCAAGGCGCCACAGCCGGGCCGCTACGCCTTGTTCTTCACCCACGATCGCGACGGCAAGAATAAGTTCAACGTCTGGGCGGATGGCGCAGGCGTCGTCACCAACGAGCGGCTCGGCCGATCGAAGCCGAAGCTCGCCCAGTCGATCGTGACCGTGCCGCAGGGCATCACGCGCCTCACGATCCGCGCGCAATATCTACGCGGCGTGATCCCGAGCTTCGGCCCGGTAAATGACTGA
- a CDS encoding glycosyltransferase: MRVVDVNEFYSPTGGGVRTYIDRKIGIMNELGHELIVLAAGTEDRIEDRPGGGRIHYVRSPKLPFDSNYGLFWDREAVTRLLDHYDPDVVECSSPWRPAWFVGQWQGRAVKSFFMHNDNMAAYAQRWFEGVASHERIERAFGWYTRYMARFLDLYDCVVTNGPALEKRLRARGLRIDAAMPLGIERSHFSPSFRDEQLRAALLAQCGLPADGLLLLGLGRHHPEKRWPLVIDAVERAGATLPVGLVMLGHGVDTERMEKRIAGSPHIRLFHPVYDRERLARIMSSCDALIHGSETEPFGLVASEAMASGLPLIVPDTGGCAEVADPLCAEFYAARDPIACAEAIGRMHAREPAMLRRAAVIAAGQVRTDREHTVDLMAYYAAQVAAKRARAA, encoded by the coding sequence ATGCGCGTCGTCGACGTCAATGAATTTTACTCGCCCACCGGCGGCGGGGTGCGCACGTATATCGATCGCAAGATCGGGATCATGAACGAGCTCGGTCATGAGCTGATCGTGCTGGCGGCTGGCACTGAGGACCGGATCGAGGACCGCCCCGGCGGCGGCCGCATCCACTATGTCCGCTCGCCCAAGCTGCCGTTCGACAGCAATTACGGCCTGTTCTGGGATCGCGAGGCGGTAACGCGGTTGCTCGACCATTACGATCCCGACGTGGTCGAATGCTCCTCGCCGTGGCGGCCGGCATGGTTCGTCGGCCAGTGGCAGGGCCGTGCGGTGAAGTCGTTCTTCATGCACAACGACAATATGGCCGCTTATGCGCAGCGCTGGTTCGAAGGCGTCGCCAGCCACGAGCGGATCGAGCGCGCGTTCGGCTGGTACACACGCTACATGGCCCGTTTCCTCGATTTGTACGATTGCGTCGTCACCAACGGGCCGGCGCTCGAGAAGCGGCTGCGGGCACGCGGCCTGCGGATCGATGCGGCGATGCCGCTGGGGATCGAGCGGAGCCATTTCTCGCCGAGCTTCCGCGACGAACAATTGCGCGCCGCACTGCTCGCGCAGTGCGGCCTGCCGGCGGACGGCCTGCTGCTGCTCGGGCTCGGGCGGCATCATCCCGAAAAGCGCTGGCCGCTGGTGATCGACGCGGTCGAGCGCGCCGGCGCCACCCTGCCGGTAGGGCTCGTGATGCTCGGCCACGGCGTCGATACCGAGCGGATGGAAAAGCGCATCGCCGGTAGCCCCCACATCCGGCTGTTCCACCCGGTCTACGATCGCGAGCGGCTGGCACGCATCATGTCGAGCTGCGACGCGCTGATCCATGGCTCGGAGACCGAGCCGTTCGGGCTGGTCGCATCGGAAGCGATGGCCTCTGGCTTGCCGCTGATCGTGCCTGACACTGGCGGCTGTGCCGAAGTCGCCGATCCGCTGTGCGCCGAATTCTATGCCGCGCGCGATCCGATCGCGTGTGCCGAGGCAATCGGGCGCATGCACGCACGCGAACCCGCGATGCTGCGTCGCGCCGCCGTGATCGCAGCCGGGCAAGTCCGCACCGATCGCGAGCATACGGTGGATTTGATGGCGTACTATGCTGCGCAAGTAGCGGCGAAGCGCGCGCGGGCGGCGTAG
- a CDS encoding alkaline phosphatase D family protein produces MIDVSRRSLLATGMFGAGALAIPGLASAQTVLAARGFTHSVASGEPGPDEVLLWTRYVPTSGDQVRLKVELSETPDFARVAGGGETITGPWRDWTSKITVTGLQPGRGYYYRFVAPDGTASPIGRTKTLPDDRASTFRAAIFSCSNIAFGFFNAYGHAAARDDLDLWIHLGDYFYEYANGTYPSLQDTVSNRLPQPASEIIHLADYRLRYASYRADPDLQALHARLPVIASWDDHESTNDSWEGGAQNHDPKAEGEWSIRKAASIQAWREWMPVSDEPWKAYDIGTLATLFRTDTRLSARSRPVELGDLLRAPDPARAMAQYRDNEWNDPASTMLGSQQEAWLYRGLKRSVAAGARWQIVGFGTIMGETSVPPETEGWLSTAKPATAMYLRAGIAAGKAGLPSNLDSWAGYPAARKRFLSAAQSADANLVVLCGDSHNAWAFDLAQDAPVGVEFAGHAVSSSGLESALTVDPASVARALVGASPELKWCDTSRRGYMAVTVTPERVSNDWLFVDTVKTRTPTAKVGHTATVRRGQRRMG; encoded by the coding sequence ATGATTGACGTAAGCCGCCGCTCGTTGCTCGCCACCGGCATGTTCGGCGCGGGCGCGCTCGCCATCCCAGGGCTCGCCAGCGCGCAGACCGTGCTGGCGGCACGCGGCTTCACCCATTCGGTCGCGAGCGGCGAGCCGGGGCCGGACGAAGTGCTGCTCTGGACTCGTTATGTGCCGACAAGTGGCGATCAGGTGCGGCTGAAGGTGGAGCTGAGCGAAACGCCCGATTTCGCGCGCGTCGCGGGCGGCGGCGAGACGATCACCGGGCCGTGGCGCGACTGGACCAGCAAGATTACCGTCACCGGACTCCAGCCGGGTCGCGGCTATTATTATCGTTTCGTGGCGCCGGACGGCACCGCGTCGCCGATCGGCCGCACCAAAACCTTGCCCGATGATCGCGCGAGCACCTTCCGCGCGGCGATCTTCTCCTGCTCGAACATCGCCTTCGGTTTCTTCAACGCCTACGGCCACGCCGCCGCGCGCGATGATCTGGATCTGTGGATCCACCTCGGCGACTATTTCTACGAATATGCCAACGGCACATACCCGTCGCTGCAGGACACCGTTTCGAATCGCCTGCCGCAGCCGGCGAGCGAAATCATTCACCTCGCCGATTACCGCCTGCGCTACGCCAGCTACCGTGCCGATCCCGATCTTCAGGCGCTGCATGCCCGCCTGCCGGTGATCGCTTCGTGGGACGATCACGAAAGCACGAACGACAGCTGGGAAGGCGGCGCGCAGAACCACGATCCCAAGGCGGAAGGCGAATGGAGCATCCGCAAGGCCGCCTCGATCCAGGCGTGGCGCGAATGGATGCCGGTCTCCGACGAGCCGTGGAAGGCGTATGACATCGGCACGCTCGCTACGCTGTTCCGCACCGATACGCGGCTGTCGGCACGATCGCGCCCGGTGGAACTGGGTGATCTGCTGCGCGCGCCCGATCCGGCGCGGGCGATGGCACAGTATCGCGACAACGAGTGGAACGATCCCGCAAGCACGATGCTCGGATCGCAGCAGGAAGCCTGGCTCTATCGCGGGCTCAAGCGCTCGGTCGCGGCCGGCGCGCGGTGGCAGATCGTCGGCTTCGGCACGATCATGGGCGAGACGAGCGTGCCGCCCGAAACCGAAGGCTGGCTGTCGACCGCGAAGCCCGCAACGGCAATGTATCTGCGCGCGGGGATCGCCGCGGGTAAAGCCGGGCTGCCGTCGAACTTGGACTCTTGGGCCGGATATCCGGCCGCGCGGAAGCGGTTCCTGAGCGCAGCGCAGTCCGCCGATGCGAATCTCGTCGTGCTATGCGGCGACAGCCATAATGCCTGGGCGTTCGATCTCGCGCAGGACGCGCCGGTCGGGGTGGAATTCGCCGGTCATGCGGTTTCGTCGAGCGGGCTCGAAAGCGCGCTGACCGTCGATCCGGCAAGCGTCGCGCGCGCGCTGGTTGGCGCCAGCCCGGAACTGAAATGGTGCGACACATCGCGGCGCGGATACATGGCCGTGACGGTCACGCCCGAGCGCGTAAGCAACGACTGGCTGTTCGTCGATACAGTGAAAACGCGGACCCCGACGGCGAAGGTAGGCCACACCGCCACGGTTCGGCGCGGACAGCGACGGATGGGATGA
- a CDS encoding phytoene/squalene synthase family protein, producing MQPLEKLSSNRADRATLVTAARASIARGSKSFALASNLFDRATRERAWLLYAWCRACDDIVDGQDHGHGARHVADAERRVAVIAERTEAALAGAVVGDMPFDALRVVAAETALPARFARDLITGFRLDAEEWRPRSENDLYRYCYYVAGAVGCMMAIVMGIDPADDETLDRACDLGVAFQLANIARDIEEDDRVGRCYLPEEWLVEMDIPPGQHMKPPFRDRLVVLSRRMATRAALHEASARIGANRLPPRARWAVLAAAGIYGDIAREVAARGAHAWDHRVSTSAKSKLGWVAKAALASRRTVPEEPRDSRLWTRPR from the coding sequence GTGCAGCCCTTAGAGAAGCTCAGCTCTAATAGAGCGGATCGCGCCACGCTCGTCACCGCTGCGCGTGCGTCGATTGCTCGTGGGTCGAAGAGTTTCGCCCTCGCCAGCAACCTGTTCGATCGCGCCACACGGGAGCGGGCGTGGCTGCTCTACGCTTGGTGTCGCGCGTGTGACGATATCGTCGATGGTCAGGATCACGGCCATGGTGCGCGCCATGTCGCGGATGCCGAGCGGCGCGTCGCGGTCATTGCCGAGCGCACCGAGGCGGCACTGGCGGGCGCGGTCGTCGGGGACATGCCGTTTGACGCGCTCCGCGTGGTCGCCGCGGAAACCGCGCTGCCAGCGCGCTTCGCGCGTGATCTGATCACCGGCTTTCGCCTCGATGCCGAGGAGTGGCGGCCGCGCAGCGAGAACGATCTGTATCGTTATTGTTATTATGTCGCTGGCGCGGTCGGCTGCATGATGGCGATCGTGATGGGGATCGATCCTGCTGACGACGAAACGCTCGATCGGGCGTGCGATCTCGGCGTTGCGTTCCAACTGGCGAATATCGCGCGCGATATCGAAGAGGATGACCGTGTCGGCCGCTGCTACCTGCCCGAGGAATGGCTGGTCGAGATGGACATCCCCCCCGGCCAGCACATGAAGCCGCCGTTCCGTGACCGGCTGGTCGTGCTTTCACGCCGGATGGCGACGCGTGCTGCGCTGCATGAGGCGAGCGCGCGGATCGGCGCGAATCGTTTGCCGCCGCGCGCACGCTGGGCGGTGCTGGCGGCGGCGGGAATCTATGGTGATATCGCGCGCGAGGTTGCTGCGCGGGGCGCACACGCATGGGATCACCGCGTATCGACGTCCGCGAAATCCAAACTCGGCTGGGTCGCGAAGGCCGCGCTAGCGTCGCGGCGTACGGTTCCGGAGGAGCCGCGGGACTCACGCCTGTGGACGCGACCGCGGTAG